Genomic segment of Bacteroides intestinalis DSM 17393:
ATGAAGGCACGTGAAGTAAGACGTGCTAAATTAGTAGCCAAATATGCCGAGAAGAGAGCTGCATTGAAACAAATCGTTAGAACAGGTGATCCTGCTGAAGCTTTTGAAGCTGCACAGAAATTACAGGAACTGCCTAAGAATTCTAATCCGATTCGTATGCATAACCGTTGTAAATTGACTGGTCGTCCTAAAGGATATATCCGTCAATTCGGTATCTCCAGAATTCAATTCCGTGAGATGGCTTCTAACGGTCTTATTCCCGGTATTAAGAAAGCAAGCTGGTAATTTTTGTTTTAAATATTGTCAGGGTAGGCCTGATTAATTTAATTTTTTATTATATGACTGATCCAATAGCAGATTATTTGACGAGGTTGCGGAACGCTATTCAAGCAAAGCACAGAGTAGTAGAAGTTCCCGCTTCAAATTTGAAAAAAGAA
This window contains:
- the rpsN gene encoding 30S ribosomal protein S14, whose product is MAKESMKAREVRRAKLVAKYAEKRAALKQIVRTGDPAEAFEAAQKLQELPKNSNPIRMHNRCKLTGRPKGYIRQFGISRIQFREMASNGLIPGIKKASW